In Nostoc sp. GT001, a genomic segment contains:
- a CDS encoding TniB family NTP-binding protein: MTLKQAQAVAQELGDIALTDEKLQAEIQRLNRKSFVPLEQVKILHDWLEGKRQARQSGRVVGESRTGKTMACDAYRLRHKPKQEPGQPPTVPVAYIQIPQECGAKELFGVILEHLKYQITKGTVAEIRDRTFRVLKGCSVEMLIVDEADRLKPKTFAEVRDIFDKLEIAVILVGTDRLDAVIKRDEQVYNRFRACHRFGKMSGEDFKRTVDIWEKKVLQLSVASNLSSKTMLKTLGEATGGYIGLLDMILREAAIRALKKGLQKIDLETLKEVTGEYR, from the coding sequence ATGACTTTAAAACAAGCCCAAGCAGTCGCTCAAGAATTGGGCGATATTGCCCTCACTGATGAAAAATTACAAGCAGAAATTCAAAGATTGAATCGTAAAAGTTTTGTCCCACTCGAACAAGTCAAAATTCTCCATGACTGGCTGGAAGGAAAACGTCAAGCACGTCAGTCTGGACGGGTTGTGGGTGAGTCAAGAACGGGTAAAACAATGGCTTGTGATGCCTACAGGCTTAGACATAAACCTAAGCAAGAACCCGGACAACCGCCAACTGTGCCTGTTGCTTACATTCAAATTCCGCAAGAGTGTGGTGCTAAGGAATTATTTGGGGTGATTCTTGAGCATTTGAAGTATCAGATAACAAAAGGAACAGTTGCAGAGATTCGCGATCGCACGTTTCGGGTTCTCAAGGGTTGCAGCGTAGAGATGCTGATTGTTGATGAGGCTGACCGATTGAAACCGAAAACCTTTGCAGAGGTGCGCGATATTTTTGACAAGTTAGAAATTGCCGTGATTTTGGTGGGAACAGACCGCCTGGATGCTGTAATTAAGCGAGATGAGCAGGTTTATAACCGTTTTCGGGCTTGTCATCGCTTTGGCAAGATGTCAGGTGAAGATTTTAAGCGAACTGTGGATATCTGGGAAAAGAAAGTTTTGCAACTTTCGGTGGCTTCTAATCTCTCCAGCAAGACAATGTTGAAGACTTTGGGTGAAGCAACGGGGGGTTATATTGGGCTACTGGATATGATTCTCAGAGAAGCGGCAATTCGAGCTTTGAAGAAAGGATTACAAAAAATTGACCTGGAAACTTTGAAGGAAGTAACTGGGGAGTATAGGTAA
- a CDS encoding IS4 family transposase, which translates to MLEILVMLLQFHKTVTIEKLSSIFPQPIKFESRRRSIQRFLLIPQLSIQYLWFPLIKRWVRNSHIRGQKKLIFAIDRTQWRSENVFVISLIEQKRAIPVYWLLLPKRGCSNLGEQKELIRPLLRLFKGYQILILGDREFHSIKLANWLDSKGITFVLRQKQGTYIRQDNQSYQRLQSLGLKPGISLFLSSIQATKQKGFAKFNLAGYYKRKYRGKLEPAGWFLLTNLDSLADAIKAFKLRSRIEAMFKDCKTGGYNLESTYATGQRLIALILLIAIAYTIAVFAGRNCRKMGLQQYVGRLQELKRYARRHSAFWVGLYGCLWVGAMEFWSDLAIALVRLKPGKLHYFQRGLRAMALIQSAL; encoded by the coding sequence ATGCTAGAAATCTTAGTGATGCTGTTACAGTTTCATAAAACTGTAACGATAGAAAAGCTCTCATCTATATTTCCACAACCAATAAAATTTGAGAGTAGACGAAGGAGCATACAAAGATTTTTATTAATTCCCCAATTATCAATTCAATACCTGTGGTTTCCCCTAATAAAAAGATGGGTAAGAAACAGCCATATACGCGGACAGAAAAAACTGATATTCGCCATTGATAGAACCCAATGGCGGTCAGAAAACGTATTTGTAATCAGCTTAATTGAACAGAAAAGAGCAATACCTGTGTACTGGCTATTGTTACCCAAAAGAGGATGTAGTAATTTAGGTGAGCAAAAAGAGTTAATTCGACCACTGCTGCGGTTATTTAAAGGATATCAAATACTGATATTAGGCGATAGAGAATTTCATAGCATCAAACTAGCGAATTGGTTAGATAGCAAGGGAATTACCTTTGTGTTGCGTCAAAAACAAGGTACTTATATTCGGCAAGATAATCAATCATATCAACGGTTACAATCTTTGGGATTAAAGCCAGGTATCTCATTGTTTTTGTCGTCAATTCAAGCTACTAAACAAAAAGGTTTTGCTAAGTTTAATTTGGCCGGGTATTACAAGCGTAAATATCGTGGTAAGCTTGAGCCTGCTGGCTGGTTTTTACTAACAAATCTTGATAGTCTCGCAGATGCGATTAAAGCATTTAAGTTGCGAAGTCGCATCGAAGCTATGTTTAAAGATTGTAAAACTGGTGGTTATAATTTGGAATCAACGTACGCAACTGGACAACGATTAATTGCACTAATTTTATTGATTGCAATCGCCTACACAATTGCAGTTTTCGCTGGTCGCAACTGCCGAAAAATGGGACTACAACAATATGTTGGTCGGCTTCAAGAATTAAAGCGTTATGCACGCCGACATAGTGCTTTTTGGGTTGGATTATATGGGTGTTTATGGGTAGGTGCTATGGAGTTTTGGTCAGATTTGGCGATCGCACTTGTGCGTCTCAAGCCCGGTAAACTACACTATTTTCAAAGGGGTCTACGTGCTATGGCCCTTATTCAATCAGCGCTCTAG
- a CDS encoding CHAT domain-containing protein, producing MLEDSVQFLATMLQLVADSRGDAQQVYPFLEQHQDRLNEQLLETLPEVITSLLLEGDSEEQRFNAIVLLAFGNLIKEFPLGQAWLNLELGITAYKLALQVDRKAFLPEQWAMLQSSLAEAYSERIKGDRADNLEQAITAYQLALQVYTPERFAKNWAMTQINLAVAYGDRRIKGNRADNLEQAIAASQLALQVYNPEAFPEQWATTQNNLAACYTQRIKGDRADNLEQAIAASKLALQVYTPERFAKDWAMTQSNLAVAYSDRIKGDKADNLEQSITASKLALQVYTYEKFAVDWAKTQNNLASAYFYRIEGEKADNLEQAISAYQLALQVFTDKRFAVDWATTQSNLAAAYRERIEGNKADNLEQAIAASQLALQVLSREASREQWANTQNILANAYRERIKGNRDDNLEQAITGYELALQVLSCEAFPKDCLGIARNLGYIHFEQKAWAKAASAYTKALQAGETLYQSAILLDSKAAELAETDSLPRLTAYALARSGKLKEAVLTLEQGRARELSETLDRDRADLTQLKRINPTLYTRYQNIIIQRRDIETQQRLWMTSNDRHSPIPEALRTQALQLQETLTEIITQIRQIIGYEGFLAQPSFDDIHQALRPGIPLIYLVSSPAGSLALIVTQGGIAPLWLDDLTNKRLRELLIAWFKAYYQSQTNRQAWLDAIDQGTSQLWQPLMSLLIDHLQKRHVQQATLIPTGFLSLLPLHAAWVEDSTTPTGRYYALDGIQFTYAPNARSLSTAQEIAQRTVADSILAIDEPKHEGANPLPNSKREVQAAIATFQNYQVFTQKQATREAVLAALPDYKILHCSCHGNANLQAPLKSGLAMTGKGEEAILTLHDLLNLKLVENNQGGIRLAILSACETALPGIELADEAISLPTGLLQAGVAGVVASLWSVNEISTMVLLTRFYTLWRNQHLEPSQALITAQKWLRDAEADDVVAHCQTFIPELASKEGALYQSLRLDFSHPCDWAAFSYMGV from the coding sequence ATGCTCGAAGATTCAGTGCAATTTTTGGCGACTATGTTGCAACTTGTGGCAGATAGCCGAGGGGATGCCCAGCAAGTTTATCCATTTTTAGAACAGCATCAAGACAGGTTGAATGAACAATTGCTGGAAACTTTGCCAGAGGTGATAACAAGTTTGCTGCTGGAGGGTGATTCAGAGGAGCAACGGTTTAATGCGATTGTCCTCTTGGCATTTGGCAACCTTATTAAGGAATTTCCCTTAGGGCAAGCCTGGCTGAACCTGGAATTGGGCATCACTGCCTATAAACTCGCCCTGCAAGTTGATCGTAAAGCGTTTCTCCCAGAGCAGTGGGCAATGCTCCAGTCTAGTTTAGCAGAAGCCTACAGTGAGCGCATCAAAGGGGATAGGGCTGATAACCTCGAACAAGCGATCACTGCTTATCAACTCGCCCTGCAAGTTTATACCCCTGAAAGGTTTGCCAAAAATTGGGCAATGACCCAGATTAATCTGGCAGTAGCCTACGGTGACCGCAGGATCAAAGGAAATAGGGCTGATAACCTTGAACAAGCGATCGCTGCCTCTCAACTCGCCCTGCAAGTTTATAATCCTGAAGCCTTTCCTGAACAGTGGGCAACCACCCAGAATAATCTGGCAGCTTGCTACACTCAGCGTATCAAAGGGGATAGGGCTGATAACCTCGAACAAGCGATCGCAGCCTCTAAACTCGCCCTACAAGTTTATACCCCTGAAAGGTTTGCCAAAGATTGGGCAATGACCCAGAGTAATCTGGCAGTAGCCTACAGTGACCGTATCAAAGGGGATAAGGCTGATAACCTCGAACAATCGATCACAGCCTCTAAACTCGCCCTGCAAGTTTATACCTATGAAAAGTTTGCTGTTGATTGGGCAAAGACCCAGAATAATCTGGCAAGTGCCTACTTTTACCGCATCGAAGGGGAGAAGGCTGATAACCTCGAACAAGCCATCAGCGCCTATCAACTCGCCCTACAAGTTTTTACCGATAAAAGGTTTGCTGTTGATTGGGCAACCACCCAGAGTAATCTGGCAGCAGCTTACAGGGAGCGCATCGAAGGAAACAAGGCTGATAACCTTGAACAAGCGATAGCTGCCTCTCAACTCGCCTTGCAAGTTTTAAGCCGTGAAGCCTCTCGTGAACAGTGGGCAAACACACAGAATATTCTGGCAAATGCCTACAGGGAGCGCATCAAAGGAAACAGAGATGATAATCTTGAACAAGCCATCACTGGCTATGAACTCGCCCTGCAAGTTTTAAGCTGTGAAGCCTTTCCCAAAGACTGCCTTGGAATTGCACGCAACCTCGGCTACATCCACTTTGAGCAAAAAGCTTGGGCAAAAGCTGCTAGTGCCTACACCAAAGCCCTCCAAGCAGGTGAAACCCTCTACCAATCTGCCATCCTGCTTGATAGTAAAGCTGCTGAACTTGCTGAAACTGACAGTTTGCCGCGACTCACCGCTTATGCCCTTGCTCGCAGTGGTAAGCTGAAAGAGGCTGTCCTCACTCTAGAACAAGGTCGCGCCCGTGAACTCAGTGAAACCTTAGACCGAGACAGAGCCGACCTCACTCAACTCAAGCGAATCAATCCTACACTCTACACTCGATATCAAAACATCATTATCCAACGCCGTGATATCGAAACCCAACAACGCCTGTGGATGACTTCAAATGATCGCCATAGCCCTATCCCTGAAGCTTTACGCACCCAAGCCCTGCAACTACAAGAAACCTTGACGGAAATCATTACCCAAATCCGTCAAATTATCGGCTATGAAGGCTTCTTGGCTCAACCGAGCTTCGATGATATACACCAAGCTCTGCGCCCTGGCATTCCCCTCATTTACCTTGTATCCAGCCCTGCTGGTAGCCTCGCTCTCATCGTCACCCAAGGGGGTATTGCTCCTCTATGGTTGGATGACCTCACAAACAAGAGGCTACGAGAACTCCTCATTGCCTGGTTCAAAGCTTATTACCAATCCCAAACCAATCGCCAGGCTTGGCTAGACGCGATTGACCAAGGCACTAGCCAACTCTGGCAACCCCTAATGTCACTCCTAATCGACCACCTCCAAAAACGCCATGTGCAGCAAGCCACCCTCATTCCCACAGGTTTCCTCAGCTTGCTCCCCCTCCACGCTGCTTGGGTCGAAGATTCTACCACTCCCACTGGAAGGTACTACGCCCTTGATGGTATCCAATTTACCTACGCTCCCAACGCGAGATCGCTCTCAACGGCTCAAGAAATCGCTCAACGGACTGTAGCAGATTCGATACTAGCAATTGATGAACCCAAACATGAAGGCGCTAATCCCTTACCCAACTCAAAACGAGAAGTTCAAGCTGCGATCGCCACTTTCCAAAATTACCAAGTTTTCACTCAAAAACAAGCAACCAGAGAGGCTGTTCTCGCTGCATTACCCGATTACAAAATTTTGCACTGTTCCTGCCACGGCAACGCTAACCTGCAAGCACCCCTCAAAAGTGGTCTTGCCATGACGGGTAAAGGCGAGGAAGCCATTCTTACCCTGCATGACCTCCTCAACCTCAAACTGGTAGAAAATAACCAGGGTGGTATCCGCCTCGCCATTCTCTCCGCTTGCGAAACTGCATTGCCAGGAATTGAACTAGCGGATGAAGCCATCAGCTTGCCTACAGGCTTACTTCAGGCAGGTGTTGCCGGAGTCGTCGCTTCTCTTTGGTCTGTCAACGAGATTAGTACAATGGTTCTGCTAACTCGTTTTTACACGCTCTGGCGTAACCAGCACCTAGAGCCATCACAAGCTTTAATCACAGCCCAAAAATGGCTCCGGGATGCTGAAGCGGATGATGTAGTTGCTCACTGTCAAACCTTTATTCCCGAACTTGCATCTAAAGAAGGAGCTTTATATCAATCGCTGCGATTGGACTTCTCCCATCCATGCGACTGGGCAGCCTTCAGCTACATGGGAGTTTAA
- a CDS encoding TniQ family protein produces the protein MKAEDIQPWLFQVEPYEGESLSHFLGRFRRANELTPTGLGKAARLGGAVARWEKFRFNPPPSHQQLEALAIVVGVEADRLEQMLPPAGVGMKMEPIRLCAACYAESPCHKIEWQLKVMQGCDQHKLTLLSECPHCGARFKIPALWVDAWCSRCFLP, from the coding sequence ATGAAAGCCGAAGATATCCAACCCTGGCTGTTTCAAGTCGAACCCTATGAGGGTGAAAGTTTGAGTCATTTTTTGGGACGTTTTCGACGAGCGAATGAATTAACGCCTACTGGGTTAGGTAAAGCGGCACGACTTGGGGGTGCTGTTGCACGTTGGGAAAAGTTTCGGTTTAATCCGCCTCCCTCACATCAGCAGTTGGAAGCGTTGGCTATTGTGGTGGGAGTTGAAGCCGATAGGTTAGAGCAGATGTTACCACCTGCTGGGGTGGGGATGAAAATGGAGCCAATTCGATTATGTGCAGCTTGTTATGCCGAGTCGCCTTGTCACAAAATTGAATGGCAGTTGAAGGTAATGCAGGGGTGCGATCAGCACAAATTAACATTACTTTCAGAATGCCCACACTGTGGGGCTAGGTTCAAAATTCCAGCATTGTGGGTTGATGCTTGGTGTAGTCGCTGCTTTCTCCCCTGA
- a CDS encoding calcium-binding protein, translating into MVNIIGTNGKDTLLGSQDADTINAKVGDDIVDGKNGNDLLSGDAGNDTLIGGPGNDTLLGGTDNDSLRGGTDSDSLRGGTGNNLLRGDEGNDTLDGSYSSGNNILSGDAGDDYLDISYSAGNNTVSGKDGDDSFYADEVRGINALNGGAGNDDFHLSASTIAPSSLTTQSVNGETGEDDLSVYYTRATKGIISSFDAATNTGSIRAGTNRINYTNIEQLEIRGTTYADFIVGSNGNDLLFGGSSGNDSNYGNDTIFGGEGNDYLNIDYSTSDNILNGGVGNDQFSATSSTGDNLISGDDGSDNLSASKTDGNNTLNGGAGDDQLDANYSTGDNILNGGDGNDSLSASREYDYSASFTSGDNTLNGGAGDDQLSVNYSTGDNILNGGDGNDSFSASGYYDDKKAEGKFGNNIFNGGNGNDSFSFVLYTSPLSLATQTVDGGTGNDLLSVSYIYPSGGITTTFNTVTNTGSIRAGTDLINYKNIEGLHISGTAYNDLIVGSNSNDTISLYGSSSGNDTIDGGKGDDLLEGYYYSNSSGGQGITTTFNAVTNTGSITSGANQVSYKNIERLNISGTAYNDLIVGGNGNDTLTGGDRGKDTIDGGKGNDLLSFYNYSIGQGITTTFNAATNAGSITAGPNQVSYKNIEQLNISGTDYNDLIVGSNGNDTLAGGRGNNTILGGTGKDYLSADYSNGNNSLSGGDDNDSLDVSGSYDDYRGNFDLDAISGKNTLNGGAGDDNLVTNYSSGNNLLNGGDGNDTLTAAGSASLYSFYGAYTVSGNNTLNGGANDDRLIVDYSSGNNLLDGGDGNDTLTASGASGKNTFKGGKGNDNLYGGSGTDTFVFNGFSEGVDSIYNFNATNELIQVSAAGFGGGLSLGLLSASSFTLGTSATTSNQRFIYNNTTGALYFDQDGSAGGFAQVQFAQLSGGVSLSQNNVLVV; encoded by the coding sequence ATGGTGAATATCATTGGAACCAACGGCAAGGATACTCTACTGGGTAGCCAGGACGCAGATACAATTAACGCTAAAGTAGGTGATGATATCGTCGATGGTAAAAATGGCAATGACCTTTTAAGCGGTGATGCCGGAAATGATACCCTTATTGGTGGTCCAGGGAATGATACTCTCCTTGGCGGTACGGATAACGACTCTCTCCGTGGTGGTACGGATAGTGACTCTCTCCGTGGTGGTACTGGTAATAACCTGCTGCGGGGTGATGAGGGAAATGATACGCTTGATGGTTCCTATTCTTCTGGAAATAACATCCTCAGTGGAGATGCAGGGGATGATTACCTTGATATTAGCTATTCTGCTGGCAACAATACGGTTTCAGGCAAAGACGGCGATGATTCCTTCTACGCCGATGAAGTCCGGGGTATAAACGCTCTAAATGGAGGCGCTGGTAATGATGACTTCCATTTGTCCGCCTCAACAATTGCACCCTCTTCCTTAACGACTCAAAGTGTAAATGGAGAAACAGGTGAGGATGACTTGTCTGTATATTACACCCGTGCTACTAAAGGAATCATTTCGAGTTTTGATGCTGCTACTAACACTGGCTCAATTCGGGCTGGCACAAATCGGATTAACTACACCAATATCGAACAATTAGAAATTAGAGGTACAACCTACGCTGATTTTATTGTCGGAAGCAATGGCAACGATTTACTCTTCGGAGGCAGTAGTGGTAACGATTCAAATTATGGCAATGATACGATTTTTGGCGGTGAAGGTAACGATTACTTGAATATTGATTATTCAACAAGCGATAACATCCTTAACGGTGGTGTTGGAAACGATCAATTCAGTGCTACCTCTTCAACAGGCGATAACCTGATTTCTGGTGACGATGGCAGTGATAATCTCTCTGCGTCTAAGACAGATGGCAATAACACCCTCAACGGTGGTGCTGGTGACGATCAATTAGATGCCAACTATTCAACAGGCGATAATATCCTCAATGGAGGAGATGGCAATGATTCTCTTAGCGCCTCTCGCGAATACGACTATTCCGCCTCTTTTACCTCCGGTGATAACACTCTCAATGGTGGTGCTGGTGACGATCAATTGAGTGTTAACTATTCAACAGGCGATAACATCCTCAATGGGGGGGATGGCAATGATTCTTTTAGCGCCTCTGGCTACTACGACGACAAAAAAGCCGAGGGCAAGTTTGGTAATAATATTTTCAATGGAGGGAATGGTAATGATTCCTTCTCTTTCGTCCTATATACTTCCCCACTTTCCTTAGCGACTCAAACAGTAGATGGGGGGACAGGTAACGATTTGTTGAGCGTTTCGTATATCTATCCTAGTGGGGGAATCACAACAACATTCAATACTGTGACTAACACTGGCTCGATTAGGGCGGGCACGGATCTGATTAACTACAAGAATATCGAAGGATTACATATCTCTGGTACAGCCTACAATGACTTGATTGTGGGGAGTAATAGCAACGATACTATCTCGCTCTATGGGAGTAGTAGTGGCAATGATACTATCGATGGCGGAAAAGGTGATGATTTATTAGAAGGCTATTATTACAGTAATTCTAGCGGCGGTCAGGGAATCACAACGACATTCAATGCTGTTACTAACACTGGCTCCATTACATCAGGCGCGAATCAGGTTAGCTACAAGAATATTGAACGATTAAATATCTCAGGTACAGCCTACAATGACTTGATTGTAGGTGGCAATGGCAATGATACACTCACCGGAGGCGATCGCGGCAAAGATACCATAGATGGAGGAAAAGGTAACGATTTGTTGTCTTTCTATAACTATTCCATCGGCCAGGGAATCACAACAACATTCAATGCTGCTACTAATGCTGGTTCGATTACAGCAGGCCCGAATCAGGTGAGCTACAAGAATATCGAACAATTAAATATCTCAGGTACAGACTACAATGATCTGATTGTGGGGAGCAATGGCAACGATACCCTTGCTGGGGGACGTGGAAATAACACGATTCTCGGCGGTACAGGTAAGGATTACTTGAGTGCTGACTATTCAAATGGTAATAATTCGCTCTCTGGTGGTGATGATAATGATTCTCTTGATGTCTCTGGCTCCTACGACGACTACCGAGGCAATTTTGATCTCGATGCTATCTCTGGTAAGAACACCCTCAATGGTGGTGCTGGTGATGATAACTTAGTTACTAACTATTCATCAGGCAATAACCTACTGAATGGGGGCGATGGCAATGATACTCTCACAGCCGCTGGTTCAGCCTCCTTATATTCCTTTTATGGAGCTTATACTGTCTCTGGGAATAATACGCTCAATGGTGGTGCTAATGACGATCGCTTGATTGTTGACTATTCATCAGGCAATAATCTACTGGATGGAGGCGATGGGAATGATACTCTTACAGCCTCTGGCGCTTCTGGTAAAAACACCTTCAAAGGTGGTAAAGGTAATGATAACCTTTATGGAGGATCTGGTACTGATACCTTTGTTTTCAATGGCTTCAGTGAAGGCGTTGATAGTATTTACAACTTCAACGCGACTAATGAACTGATTCAGGTATCGGCTGCTGGTTTTGGTGGCGGTTTATCATTAGGTTTACTCTCAGCCAGCTCTTTTACCCTTGGAACATCTGCAACAACCAGCAATCAGCGATTTATCTATAACAATACTACAGGCGCGCTATATTTTGACCAAGATGGTAGTGCGGGTGGATTTGCTCAGGTACAATTTGCACAACTATCTGGTGGAGTGTCACTAAGTCAAAATAACGTTCTAGTTGTTTAA
- a CDS encoding Mu transposase C-terminal domain-containing protein: MQDADSPDIPATKTSITDLSSSVTEANVIVSELTDEAKLKMEVIQSLLEASDRTTYTQRLQQAAVKLGKSVRTVRRLIDKWEQEGLAGLTQTQRADKGKHRVNENWQEFILKTYKEGNKGSKRMTRQQVAVRVRARADELGVKPPSHMTVYRILQPLIEKQEKAKSVRSPGWRGSRLTMKTRDGKDLSVDYSNHVWQCDHTRVDVLLVDQHGKILSRPWLTTVVDSYSRCIIGINLGYDAPSSQVVALALRHAILPKQYGSEYGLHQEWGTYGLPEHFYTDGGKDFRSNHLQQIAIQLGFVCHLRDRPSEGGIVERPFKTFNTELFSNLPGYTGSNVQERPEEAEKEACLTLRQLEQQLVRYIVNHYNQRIDARMGDQTRFQRWESGLIAVPDAMSERDLDICLMKQTRRQIQKGGYLQFENIMYRGELLAGYAGESIILRFDPRDITTILVYHQQGNREEFVARAFAQDLETEQLSLDEAKASSRKIREAGKTISNRSILAEVRERQTFVNQKLTKKERQKAEQIELKKAKQPSLDEVEQLEVASPQAQEESEMPEVFDYEQMREDYGF, from the coding sequence ATGCAGGATGCTGATTCTCCTGATATACCTGCAACCAAGACAAGCATTACAGACTTAAGCAGCAGTGTCACTGAAGCAAATGTAATTGTCTCGGAACTTACGGATGAGGCAAAGTTAAAAATGGAGGTGATTCAAAGTCTACTTGAAGCAAGCGATCGCACAACATATACTCAAAGACTCCAACAAGCAGCAGTAAAACTGGGTAAATCAGTGCGAACGGTGCGGCGACTGATTGATAAATGGGAGCAAGAAGGGTTAGCGGGACTGACTCAAACTCAACGTGCAGACAAAGGAAAGCACCGAGTTAACGAGAATTGGCAAGAATTTATTTTAAAAACCTACAAGGAAGGTAATAAAGGTAGTAAAAGAATGACTCGTCAGCAAGTAGCTGTGAGAGTCCGAGCAAGGGCTGATGAACTTGGTGTTAAACCTCCTTCGCACATGACGGTATACCGCATTTTGCAACCATTAATTGAGAAGCAAGAGAAAGCTAAAAGCGTTCGCAGTCCTGGTTGGCGGGGGTCACGCCTAACAATGAAAACCCGTGATGGAAAAGATTTATCGGTAGATTACAGTAACCATGTTTGGCAGTGTGACCATACCCGTGTAGATGTTTTATTAGTAGACCAGCATGGCAAAATTCTGAGTCGTCCTTGGTTGACAACGGTTGTAGACAGTTATTCCCGTTGCATTATAGGTATTAATTTGGGTTATGACGCACCTAGTTCTCAGGTAGTAGCTTTGGCGTTACGTCATGCCATTTTGCCCAAACAGTATGGTTCAGAATATGGACTTCATCAAGAGTGGGGTACTTATGGTTTGCCGGAACATTTTTATACAGATGGCGGCAAAGATTTTCGTTCTAATCACTTGCAACAGATTGCAATACAACTAGGTTTTGTTTGTCATTTACGTGATCGCCCTAGCGAAGGGGGTATTGTCGAGCGTCCTTTTAAGACCTTTAACACCGAATTATTCTCCAATTTACCAGGATATACGGGGTCGAATGTACAAGAGCGACCAGAAGAAGCAGAAAAAGAAGCTTGTTTGACGCTACGGCAGTTAGAGCAGCAGTTGGTACGTTATATCGTCAATCACTATAACCAGCGAATTGATGCACGTATGGGCGATCAAACTCGATTTCAACGCTGGGAATCTGGGTTGATTGCAGTTCCAGATGCTATGTCCGAGCGAGACTTGGATATCTGCCTCATGAAACAAACACGACGGCAGATTCAAAAAGGGGGCTACCTGCAATTTGAAAACATCATGTATCGAGGTGAACTTTTAGCAGGTTACGCAGGGGAAAGTATTATTTTACGATTCGACCCTAGAGATATCACAACTATATTGGTTTACCACCAACAAGGAAATCGGGAGGAGTTTGTTGCTAGGGCATTTGCTCAAGATTTGGAGACAGAGCAATTGTCTTTAGATGAAGCCAAAGCTAGTAGTCGCAAGATTCGAGAGGCAGGTAAGACAATTAGCAATCGCTCAATTTTGGCAGAAGTCAGGGAGCGTCAAACTTTTGTCAACCAAAAGTTAACTAAGAAGGAACGTCAAAAAGCGGAACAGATTGAACTTAAAAAAGCCAAACAACCATCGCTTGATGAAGTAGAACAGCTAGAAGTAGCATCTCCCCAAGCTCAGGAAGAATCGGAGATGCCAGAGGTATTTGATTACGAACAAATGCGCGAAGATTACGGATTTTAA